One window of the Candidatus Rhabdochlamydia sp. T3358 genome contains the following:
- a CDS encoding glucokinase produces the protein MEIFISIYGAEAGNLALKYLARGGVYLGGGLAPRLLPFFKHGGFMSAFTAKGRFSSLMQDIPIHLILEDTTALFGAAHYARIQAV, from the coding sequence GTGGAAATATTTATTTCCATATATGGTGCAGAAGCTGGAAACCTAGCGCTTAAATATCTAGCTAGAGGAGGTGTTTATTTAGGTGGTGGATTAGCGCCGAGGTTATTGCCTTTTTTTAAACATGGCGGTTTTATGTCAGCTTTTACAGCTAAGGGAAGGTTTTCTTCCCTTATGCAAGACATTCCTATCCATCTTATATTAGAGGATACAACAGCTTTGTTTGGTGCGGCGCATTATGCTAGAATTCAGGCTGTCTGA